A single genomic interval of Streptomyces sp. BA2 harbors:
- the metH gene encoding methionine synthase: protein MASLPTPSSGSSNSSNGTRADALREALATRVVVADGAMGTMLQAQDPTLEDFQQLEGCNEILNVTRPDIVRSVHEEYFAVGVDCVETNTFGTNFAALSEYDIPERNFELSEAGARIAREVADEFTASTGQQRWVLGSMGPGTKLPTLGHAPYTVLRDAYQINAEGMIAGGADALLVETTQDLLQTKAAILGARRALEATGANLPLICSVTVETTGTMLLGSEIGAALTALEPLGIDMIGLNCATGPAEMSEHLRYLARHSRVPISCMPNAGLPVLGKDGAHYPLTAPELADAQETFVREYGLSLVGGCCGTTPEHLRQVVERVRGVETVRREPHPEPGAASLYQTVPFRQDTAYMAIGERTNANGSKKFREAMLEGRWDDCVEMARDQIREGAHMLDLCVDYVGRDGVADMAELAGRFATASTLPIVLDSTELPVLQAGLEKLGGRAVINSVNYEDGDGPESRFAKVTALAKEHGAALIALTIDEEGQARTVEHKVAIAERLIDDLTGTWGVHESDILIDCLTFTICTGQEESRKDGIATIEAIRELKRRHPDVQTTLGLSNISFGLNPAARVVLNSVFLDECVKAGLDSAIVHASKILPIARLEEEQVKVAHDLIYDRREEGYDPLQKLMELFEGVNMKSMKEGKAEELLALPLDERLKRRIIDGEKNGLDADLDEALQSRPALDIVNDTLLEGMKVVGELFGSGQMQLPFVLQSAEVMKTAVAHLEPHMEKSDSEGKGTIVLATVRGDVHDIGKNLVDIILSNNGYNVVNLGIKQPVAAILDAAAEHRADVIGMSGLLVKSTVIMKENLEELNQRKMAADFPVILGGAALTRAYVEQDLHEIYEGEVRYARDAFEGLRLMDALIAVKRGVPGATLPELKQRRVAKKDTPVLEVSEDEGPARSDVSVDNPVPTPPFRGTRVVKGIQLKEYASWLDEGALFKGQWGLKQARTGAGPSYEELVETEGRPHLRGWLDELHTKNMLEAAVVYGYFPCVSKGDDLIILDDEGNERTRFSFPRQRRGRRLCLADFFRPEESGETDVVGLQVVTVGSKIGEATAELFAADSYRDYLELHGLSVQLAEALAEYWHARVRAELGFGGEDPADVEDMFALKYRGARFSLGYGACPDLEDRAKIAELLEPERIGVQLSEEFQLHPEQSTDAIVIHHPEAKYFNAR from the coding sequence ATGGCCTCGTTGCCGACCCCCTCGTCCGGTTCCTCGAATTCCTCGAACGGAACCCGAGCCGATGCCCTCCGTGAAGCCCTCGCCACGCGTGTGGTGGTGGCGGACGGTGCGATGGGCACGATGCTCCAGGCGCAGGATCCGACGCTTGAGGACTTCCAGCAGCTTGAGGGCTGTAACGAGATCTTGAACGTGACCCGTCCGGACATCGTCCGCTCGGTCCATGAGGAGTATTTCGCGGTCGGCGTCGACTGTGTGGAGACGAACACGTTCGGCACGAACTTCGCCGCGTTGAGCGAGTACGACATCCCCGAGCGCAACTTCGAGCTGTCCGAGGCGGGTGCCCGTATCGCCCGCGAGGTGGCAGATGAGTTCACCGCGTCGACGGGGCAGCAGCGGTGGGTGCTGGGTTCGATGGGTCCGGGCACCAAGCTGCCGACGCTGGGCCATGCCCCCTACACGGTGCTGCGCGACGCCTACCAGATCAACGCCGAGGGCATGATCGCGGGCGGTGCGGACGCGCTGCTGGTGGAGACCACCCAGGACCTGTTGCAGACCAAGGCGGCGATTCTGGGTGCCCGCCGGGCTCTGGAGGCCACCGGCGCGAACCTCCCGCTGATCTGCTCGGTGACGGTCGAGACGACGGGCACGATGCTGCTCGGCTCGGAGATCGGCGCCGCGCTGACCGCCCTGGAGCCGCTGGGCATCGACATGATCGGCCTGAACTGCGCGACGGGCCCGGCGGAGATGAGCGAGCACCTGCGCTACCTGGCCCGGCACTCGCGGGTCCCGATCTCCTGCATGCCCAACGCGGGCCTGCCGGTGTTGGGCAAGGACGGCGCGCACTACCCGCTGACGGCCCCGGAGCTGGCCGACGCCCAGGAGACCTTCGTACGCGAATACGGCCTCTCGCTGGTCGGCGGCTGCTGCGGCACCACCCCCGAGCACCTGCGCCAGGTCGTCGAACGCGTCCGCGGCGTGGAGACGGTGCGCCGTGAGCCGCACCCGGAGCCGGGCGCCGCCTCGCTCTACCAGACCGTGCCTTTCCGCCAGGACACCGCGTATATGGCGATCGGTGAGCGCACGAACGCCAACGGCTCGAAGAAGTTCCGTGAGGCGATGCTGGAGGGCCGCTGGGACGACTGTGTGGAGATGGCCCGCGACCAGATCCGCGAGGGCGCGCACATGCTCGACCTGTGCGTCGACTACGTGGGCCGCGACGGGGTCGCCGACATGGCCGAGCTGGCGGGCCGGTTCGCCACCGCCTCCACCCTGCCCATCGTCCTTGACTCGACCGAACTGCCGGTTCTTCAGGCGGGGTTGGAGAAGCTGGGCGGCCGCGCGGTCATCAACTCGGTCAACTACGAGGATGGGGATGGTCCCGAGTCGCGGTTCGCGAAGGTGACCGCGCTCGCCAAGGAGCATGGTGCGGCGCTGATCGCGCTGACCATCGACGAGGAGGGTCAGGCCCGTACCGTCGAGCACAAGGTGGCCATCGCCGAGCGCCTCATCGACGACCTGACCGGCACCTGGGGCGTTCACGAGTCGGACATCCTCATCGACTGCCTGACCTTCACCATCTGCACGGGCCAGGAGGAGTCACGCAAGGACGGCATCGCCACCATCGAGGCGATCCGCGAGCTCAAGCGCCGCCACCCGGACGTGCAGACCACGCTGGGCCTGTCCAACATTTCCTTCGGCCTCAACCCGGCCGCCCGCGTCGTCCTGAACTCCGTGTTCCTGGACGAGTGCGTCAAGGCGGGCCTGGACTCGGCGATCGTGCACGCCTCCAAGATCCTGCCCATCGCGCGCCTGGAGGAGGAGCAGGTCAAGGTCGCCCACGACCTGATCTACGACCGCCGCGAAGAGGGCTACGACCCCCTGCAGAAGCTCATGGAGCTGTTCGAGGGCGTCAACATGAAGTCGATGAAGGAGGGCAAGGCCGAGGAGCTCCTCGCGCTGCCGCTGGACGAGCGCCTGAAGCGCCGCATCATCGACGGTGAGAAGAACGGCCTGGACGCCGACCTCGACGAGGCGCTGCAGAGCCGCCCGGCCCTGGACATCGTCAACGACACCCTGCTTGAGGGCATGAAGGTCGTCGGCGAGCTGTTCGGCTCCGGCCAGATGCAGCTGCCCTTCGTGCTGCAGTCCGCCGAGGTGATGAAGACCGCGGTGGCGCACCTGGAGCCGCACATGGAGAAGTCGGACTCCGAGGGCAAGGGCACCATCGTCCTGGCCACCGTCCGCGGTGACGTGCATGACATCGGCAAGAACCTCGTCGACATCATCCTGTCCAACAACGGCTACAACGTGGTCAACCTCGGCATCAAACAGCCGGTGGCCGCGATCCTGGACGCCGCCGCCGAGCACCGCGCCGACGTCATCGGCATGTCCGGTCTCCTGGTGAAGTCGACCGTGATCATGAAGGAGAACCTGGAGGAGCTCAACCAGCGCAAGATGGCCGCCGACTTCCCGGTGATCCTCGGCGGCGCGGCACTCACCCGTGCGTACGTCGAGCAGGACCTCCACGAGATCTACGAAGGCGAAGTCCGCTACGCCCGCGACGCCTTCGAAGGCCTGCGCCTGATGGACGCCCTCATCGCGGTCAAGCGCGGCGTCCCCGGCGCCACGCTGCCCGAGCTGAAGCAGCGCCGGGTGGCCAAGAAGGACACCCCCGTCTTGGAGGTGTCCGAGGACGAGGGCCCCGCCCGTTCGGACGTCTCCGTGGACAACCCCGTCCCGACCCCGCCGTTCCGCGGCACCCGCGTCGTCAAGGGCATCCAGCTCAAGGAGTACGCCTCCTGGCTCGACGAGGGCGCCCTGTTCAAGGGCCAGTGGGGCCTCAAGCAGGCCAGGACCGGCGCCGGGCCCTCGTACGAGGAGCTGGTGGAGACCGAGGGGCGGCCCCACCTGCGCGGCTGGCTCGACGAGCTGCACACCAAGAACATGCTTGAGGCAGCCGTCGTCTACGGCTACTTCCCCTGTGTCTCCAAGGGTGACGACCTGATCATCCTGGACGACGAGGGCAACGAGCGCACCCGCTTCTCCTTCCCGCGCCAGCGCCGGGGCCGGCGCCTGTGCCTGGCGGACTTCTTCCGCCCGGAGGAGTCCGGCGAGACCGACGTGGTCGGCCTTCAGGTCGTCACCGTCGGCTCGAAGATCGGTGAGGCCACGGCCGAGCTGTTCGCCGCCGACTCCTACCGCGACTACCTCGAACTGCACGGCCTGTCCGTGCAGTTGGCCGAGGCGCTCGCCGAGTACTGGCACGCGCGCGTGCGCGCCGAGCTCGGCTTCGGCGGCGAGGACCCCGCGGACGTCGAGGACATGTTCGCCCTGAAGTACCGCGGCGCGCGCTTCTCGCTCGGCTACGGGGCCTGCCCCGACCTGGAGGACCGCGCCAAGATCGCCGAGCTCCTGGAGCCGGAGCGGATCGGGGTGCAGCTCTCCGAGGAGTTCCAGCTGCACCCCGAGCAGTCCACGGACGCGATCGTCATCCACCACCCCGAGGCGAAATACTTCAACGCGCGCTGA